In Victivallis lenta, the following proteins share a genomic window:
- the pstS gene encoding phosphate ABC transporter substrate-binding protein PstS, with product MKKNLFRTALAALSLSLPFAVSAADLSISGAGASFPAPVYRVWTYNYGESTGNRIEINYQSSGSGAGINQVRDRTVDFGGTDNPLTREELDKAGLCQFPMLTGGVVVVVNLRGVKPNALRLDRKTLADIFLGKITAWNDPAIRALNPELRLPKVRITVVRRSDSSGTSFIFTNYLTKISKEWAERVGCGPAVNWPVGIGGQKNPGVCNNVARINGAIGYTEYTYAVEAKLSMVTLENRAGKFVAPTPESFKASGIHADWKNAPGFYMVLTDQPGDDSWPITGLTYILVQRNQTDAGKAGAMLKYFNWCYTTGANAASKLHYVPLAEEVVELVRKAWADEIRVNGSPVAL from the coding sequence ATGAAGAAGAATCTGTTCCGTACCGCGCTTGCGGCTTTGTCGCTGTCGCTGCCGTTCGCCGTTTCCGCCGCCGACCTTTCGATCAGCGGCGCCGGCGCCTCGTTTCCGGCCCCGGTTTACCGGGTCTGGACCTACAATTACGGCGAATCGACCGGCAACAGGATCGAGATCAACTATCAGAGCAGCGGTTCCGGCGCCGGCATCAATCAGGTCAGGGACAGGACCGTCGATTTCGGCGGCACCGACAATCCGCTGACCAGAGAAGAGCTCGACAAAGCCGGCCTCTGCCAGTTCCCGATGCTGACCGGCGGCGTGGTGGTCGTGGTCAATCTGCGCGGCGTGAAGCCGAACGCGCTCCGGCTCGACCGCAAAACGCTCGCCGACATCTTCCTCGGCAAAATCACGGCGTGGAACGATCCGGCGATCCGGGCGCTGAATCCGGAGCTCAGGCTGCCGAAGGTCCGGATCACCGTCGTCCGCCGCTCCGACAGTTCGGGTACGAGCTTCATCTTCACGAATTACCTGACCAAGATTTCGAAGGAGTGGGCGGAGCGGGTCGGCTGCGGTCCGGCGGTCAACTGGCCGGTCGGCATCGGCGGCCAGAAGAACCCCGGCGTCTGCAACAACGTCGCCCGCATCAACGGCGCGATCGGCTACACCGAATACACCTACGCGGTCGAAGCGAAGCTCTCGATGGTCACCCTGGAGAACCGGGCCGGCAAGTTCGTCGCGCCGACTCCGGAGTCGTTCAAGGCTTCCGGCATCCATGCCGACTGGAAGAACGCTCCCGGCTTCTATATGGTCCTGACCGACCAGCCCGGCGACGACAGCTGGCCGATCACGGGGCTGACCTACATTCTCGTCCAGCGCAATCAGACCGACGCCGGCAAGGCCGGGGCGATGCTGAAATACTTCAACTGGTGTTACACCACCGGCGCGAATGCGGCCTCCAAGCTCCACTATGTGCCGCTCGCCGAAGAGGTGGTCGAACTGGTCCGCAAGGCGTGGGCCGACGAGATCCGCGTAAACGGCAGCCCCGTCGCACTCTGA